A genomic stretch from Glaciecola nitratireducens FR1064 includes:
- a CDS encoding thymidine kinase yields MAQLYYYYSAMNAGKSTSLLQSAYNYKERGMHITLFTAALDNRYGEGKIASRIGLESPANLFTSETDLFAEMRKECDKHKISCLFIDEAQFLTKQQVIQCLKIVDALKVPVLAYGLRTDFKGDTFEGSQYLLAWADKLSELKTVCHCGRKANFVARLDINGDPISEGAQVDVGGNEKYVSLCRKHFTEKVPLL; encoded by the coding sequence ATGGCACAGCTTTACTACTACTACTCGGCAATGAACGCCGGCAAATCAACCTCACTACTTCAGTCTGCATACAACTACAAAGAACGTGGTATGCATATTACTTTATTCACCGCTGCGCTCGATAACCGCTACGGTGAAGGTAAAATAGCGTCGCGTATTGGACTTGAATCGCCAGCGAATTTATTTACCTCAGAAACCGACCTCTTTGCTGAAATGCGCAAGGAGTGCGACAAACATAAAATCAGCTGCTTGTTTATTGATGAAGCCCAATTCTTAACTAAACAGCAGGTTATACAGTGCCTCAAAATAGTAGATGCACTAAAAGTCCCTGTATTAGCTTATGGTTTGCGCACCGACTTTAAAGGCGATACTTTTGAAGGCAGTCAATACCTACTTGCATGGGCTGATAAGCTTTCAGAGCTGAAAACCGTATGTCACTGCGGACGCAAAGCAAATTTTGTGGCACGTCTCGACATCAACGGCGATCCTATTTCTGAGGGCGCTCAGGTGGACGTGGGCGGCAATGAGAAATATGTGTCCTTGTGCCGCAAACACTTCACAGAAAAAGTGCCGCTTTTGTAG
- a CDS encoding acyl-CoA dehydrogenase family protein, producing the protein MDFSHNAKTQDYLTRIRDFLSTHVAPIEQQVYQELAELNPTGDWTTWKVHPAIEPLKEKAKEAGLWNLFLPDAELAQGLTTLEYAPLAEETGRYVFAPEIFNCNAPDTGNMEVLYHFGNKQQQDKWLTPLLTGEIRSVFGMTEPDVASSDATNMAATIELDGDELVLNGKKWWTTGLGHPNAKVCIFMGLSNPENDKHNQHSMVLVPLDTAGIEIKRMLTAYGDYDAPFGHGEMHFTNVRVPKENLLVGMGKGFAIAQGRLGPGRIHHCMRAIGAAEKALELAIKRGLSRVAFGSPIIKLGGNGERIAMARMKIEQARLLTLQAAWKIDNLGVKNAMVDISAIKVVVPQMMEEVVDMAIQIHGGAGMCEDFPLARFAAGARSLRLADGPDEVHMGMVTRLELKKYR; encoded by the coding sequence ATGGACTTTTCGCACAATGCAAAAACGCAAGATTATCTCACTCGAATTCGCGATTTCTTAAGCACCCACGTTGCCCCAATTGAACAGCAGGTATATCAAGAATTAGCCGAGCTGAATCCAACAGGCGATTGGACAACTTGGAAAGTACATCCGGCTATAGAGCCCCTTAAAGAGAAAGCAAAAGAAGCAGGTCTATGGAATCTTTTTCTGCCCGATGCTGAGCTTGCGCAAGGCTTAACAACACTCGAATATGCTCCGCTTGCTGAAGAGACAGGACGTTATGTTTTTGCACCCGAAATTTTTAACTGCAACGCGCCCGACACTGGCAACATGGAAGTGTTGTATCACTTTGGTAATAAACAGCAGCAAGATAAATGGCTTACACCGCTATTAACCGGTGAAATACGCTCCGTGTTTGGCATGACAGAACCTGATGTAGCATCATCTGACGCTACCAACATGGCGGCTACTATTGAGTTAGACGGCGATGAATTAGTATTAAATGGCAAAAAATGGTGGACCACTGGACTAGGCCACCCAAATGCAAAAGTGTGCATATTCATGGGGCTGTCAAACCCTGAAAACGACAAGCACAACCAGCACAGTATGGTCCTTGTACCGCTGGACACAGCGGGTATAGAAATCAAAAGAATGCTCACAGCCTACGGCGACTATGATGCGCCATTCGGTCATGGTGAAATGCATTTCACCAACGTGAGAGTACCAAAAGAAAACCTATTAGTTGGCATGGGCAAAGGCTTCGCCATCGCTCAAGGACGCTTAGGCCCGGGCCGCATTCACCATTGCATGCGAGCAATTGGTGCTGCAGAAAAAGCCCTCGAATTAGCGATTAAGCGTGGTTTGTCCCGCGTTGCGTTCGGCTCACCAATTATCAAGCTAGGCGGTAATGGTGAACGCATCGCAATGGCGAGAATGAAAATTGAACAGGCTCGCTTGCTAACACTTCAAGCCGCTTGGAAAATTGACAATTTAGGCGTCAAAAATGCCATGGTTGATATTTCTGCGATAAAAGTTGTGGTGCCACAAATGATGGAAGAAGTGGTTGATATGGCGATTCAAATTCACGGTGGTGCAGGCATGTGTGAAGACTTCCCATTAGCTCGCTTTGCTGCTGGTGCACGTTCATTACGACTAGCCGATGGCCCTGATGAAGTGCACATGGGCATGGTCACGCGCTTAGAGCTGAAGAAATACAGATAA
- a CDS encoding phosphotransferase family protein: protein MTDKIIDKAGAVRPGEELPVASLVEWINIHIPDLKGTPTVTQYSGGASNWTYCLDFENKSVILRRPPAGTKAKGAHDMGREYRLQKALQEVYPKVPEMLGYTDDESVIGAEFYIMQKFDGIIPRQNMPKGFVISAKDTRKLCESALDGLIELHNVDYKAANLTHIGKGEGYTQRQISGWTGRYQKAKTWNVPKGTKVTDWLANNIPKDEKICITHNDYRFDNLVLNAQNPQEIIGVLDWELATLGDPLMDLGNSLAYWVQADDDWLARSTRRQPTHLPGMMTRKEVIQYYCDKQGLKTEDFAFYEVYGLFRLAAIVQQIYYRYHHKQTRNPQYKNLWVFVHYLLHRCRKIINKNNK, encoded by the coding sequence ATGACAGACAAGATTATTGATAAAGCGGGAGCCGTTCGCCCTGGTGAAGAGCTTCCCGTTGCCTCTCTAGTGGAATGGATAAATATTCATATTCCTGATTTAAAAGGCACACCGACCGTTACACAATATTCAGGAGGCGCTTCTAACTGGACATACTGTCTCGACTTTGAAAACAAGTCGGTCATTCTGCGCCGCCCGCCCGCAGGCACCAAAGCGAAAGGCGCACACGACATGGGTCGTGAGTACCGCCTGCAAAAAGCATTGCAGGAGGTATATCCCAAAGTACCTGAAATGTTGGGATATACTGATGACGAGTCGGTTATTGGTGCAGAGTTTTACATTATGCAAAAGTTTGACGGCATCATTCCTCGTCAAAATATGCCCAAAGGCTTTGTCATTTCTGCAAAGGATACCCGAAAACTCTGTGAATCGGCACTCGACGGTTTAATAGAACTTCACAACGTGGATTACAAAGCCGCCAACCTAACGCACATCGGCAAAGGTGAAGGCTATACACAGCGACAAATTTCAGGCTGGACTGGGCGCTATCAAAAAGCAAAAACGTGGAATGTACCCAAAGGCACGAAAGTGACCGATTGGCTTGCTAACAACATTCCTAAAGATGAAAAAATTTGCATTACTCACAACGATTATCGCTTTGATAACCTAGTACTGAATGCGCAAAACCCTCAAGAAATTATCGGTGTTTTGGATTGGGAATTGGCTACTTTGGGCGATCCCCTCATGGACTTAGGCAACAGCCTCGCATACTGGGTTCAGGCAGATGATGACTGGCTTGCGAGAAGCACTAGGCGCCAGCCAACACATTTGCCTGGCATGATGACACGTAAAGAAGTGATTCAGTATTATTGCGACAAACAAGGTTTAAAAACGGAGGATTTTGCTTTTTATGAAGTGTACGGTCTGTTTCGTTTAGCCGCGATTGTGCAGCAAATTTACTATCGTTATCATCACAAACAAACACGCAACCCTCAGTACAAAAATCTGTGGGTATTTGTACACTACTTGCTGCACCGCTGCAGAAAAATCATTAATAAAAACAATAAATAG
- a CDS encoding SDR family oxidoreductase: MSSTLRQNILITGASSGLGKGMAVLYAKMGRNLALCARRVDRLETLKAELEEVNPNITVLIKSLDVNDHDAVFTVFNEFKQEMGSLDRVIVNAGMGKGASIGTGYFKANKETAITNFVSAIAQCEAAVEIFREQNSGHLVTISSISAVRGFRRALTVYAATKAAITSLSEGIRIDLMRTPIKVSTIHPGFIRSEINEKVEKVPFMVDTETGCKAIIKAIEKEGGNSYVPAWPWAILNRIMRVAPLSWLAKMS; this comes from the coding sequence ATGTCATCCACCCTTAGACAAAATATTTTAATCACCGGTGCGAGCTCTGGTTTAGGCAAAGGCATGGCGGTACTTTATGCGAAAATGGGGCGTAACCTCGCCTTGTGCGCAAGACGCGTAGACCGCCTAGAAACGTTAAAAGCAGAGCTGGAAGAAGTTAACCCCAATATCACCGTTTTGATAAAGTCACTAGATGTGAATGATCACGATGCCGTGTTTACTGTTTTTAACGAATTCAAACAGGAAATGGGCTCCCTCGACCGCGTTATTGTCAACGCAGGCATGGGCAAAGGTGCATCAATTGGTACCGGCTATTTTAAAGCTAATAAAGAAACCGCGATCACCAATTTTGTATCGGCAATTGCACAATGCGAAGCCGCTGTTGAAATATTCAGAGAGCAAAACTCAGGTCACCTTGTTACTATTTCATCTATCAGTGCTGTGCGCGGGTTTCGCCGAGCGCTTACCGTTTATGCGGCGACAAAAGCTGCGATTACCTCACTATCAGAAGGTATTCGCATTGATCTGATGCGCACACCAATCAAAGTATCGACCATCCACCCCGGCTTCATTCGCAGCGAAATTAACGAGAAAGTAGAAAAAGTCCCGTTTATGGTCGACACCGAAACAGGCTGCAAAGCAATTATTAAAGCGATTGAAAAAGAAGGCGGAAATAGTTATGTTCCCGCGTGGCCTTGGGCTATTCTTAATCGGATTATGCGCGTGGCTCCTTTATCGTGGCTAGCGAAGATGAGCTAG
- a CDS encoding bile acid:sodium symporter family protein, whose amino-acid sequence MQDTIFTQVLLPAILGVIMFGMGLSLVKEDFIRIAKVPKSVAAGLLGQVILLPLFAFALVTAFSAPIEIAIGLMILAACPGGTTSNLISHIARANLALSVSLTAITTVICVITTPFLIKFSINHFTQSDTTEFSLIGISMKLVILLIVPISLGMLLRHFFSKVARRAEPFFRHFSTIFMLMLIVVIAYQEREMMQASFPDIFYITFSLNIGATIMGVLLAKAFSLSKKDGLTLGIEIGTQNASMAMLIAITFIENSAYSIAAGIYGVTMYLGAFLLVGYHKMTLAPAVAD is encoded by the coding sequence TTGCAAGATACTATTTTCACGCAAGTTCTGCTGCCTGCCATACTCGGCGTTATCATGTTTGGTATGGGTTTGAGCCTCGTAAAAGAAGACTTTATTCGTATTGCAAAAGTGCCAAAAAGCGTTGCTGCGGGTTTACTTGGACAGGTCATATTGTTACCTCTATTTGCCTTTGCTTTGGTGACCGCATTTTCGGCACCAATAGAAATTGCGATTGGTTTAATGATTTTAGCGGCCTGCCCAGGCGGCACAACATCAAACCTGATCAGCCACATTGCCCGCGCTAATTTGGCGCTATCGGTGAGCTTAACCGCAATCACTACCGTGATTTGTGTTATCACTACGCCATTTTTGATTAAGTTTTCAATCAATCACTTTACACAAAGCGATACCACTGAATTCTCACTCATTGGTATTTCGATGAAGCTAGTTATTTTGCTAATCGTGCCGATTTCTTTAGGTATGCTGCTGCGCCACTTCTTCTCAAAAGTAGCTAGGCGGGCAGAGCCGTTTTTTAGACATTTTTCAACAATATTCATGTTGATGCTCATTGTGGTCATTGCCTATCAAGAAAGAGAAATGATGCAGGCATCCTTTCCCGACATCTTCTATATTACGTTTAGCTTGAATATTGGTGCGACGATAATGGGCGTGCTGCTAGCTAAAGCCTTCTCTTTGTCTAAAAAAGATGGCCTAACGCTAGGTATTGAAATTGGCACACAAAACGCGTCAATGGCTATGCTGATTGCTATTACCTTTATCGAAAATAGTGCCTATAGCATTGCCGCTGGCATTTATGGCGTCACCATGTATCTTGGCGCGTTTTTATTAGTGGGTTATCATAAGATGACGTTGGCACCTGCAGTAGCAGACTAG
- a CDS encoding serine hydrolase gives MNGLKLIRIRKSSDYSCVSLNKNTSSKGIMHTKFLAALWVLLVTLPAISLASAPLNDGIILTADISETEPTRFDALATKQLMQKALRTFYTPGMSVGVVHKGKLIFLESAGLRNIADNSRVTPETYFRLASTSKAFTAAAIGILVDQGKLTWTDKVTQYLPNFQMQDAWVTREFTIKDLLVHHSGLVSGAGDSMIWPEPSGFSRSEVIHNLRYLTPQTSFRSQYAYSNVLYISAGEIIAKVSGMSYGDFVEKFIFNPLDMTCFAGDIPAKKLNNTAMSYAHNDEKGVYAIPRNSIQQAQQMSVAAGGIVCNAKSMSNWVKAHLAPDTLPFSRDVLDALWSPNTILDVSDSEEALDGTLFNTYGYGWRIADMHGYKLVSHTGTLSGYQAYVALLPELEVGVVVLNNGSNYGARSSVMQHILKSFIPIQRLPDTTPNDWVQAFFDLQAEQEAEYFANYQPVPEPSLPMRVSQQQLIGNYQDTWFGSMKITAPETAKGRLNEGTLRIESERMITLKGSVTPYEGNRFKVEWDNKNAASDAFLIIETNFKNEVTGLKMHPFVAAEKERHEYRDMHFLKQ, from the coding sequence ATGAACGGATTGAAGCTCATTAGAATTAGAAAATCCAGTGACTATAGCTGTGTTTCATTGAATAAAAACACAAGCTCAAAGGGCATCATGCATACCAAGTTCCTTGCTGCTTTGTGGGTCCTTCTCGTTACTTTACCCGCAATTTCTCTCGCTTCAGCCCCTCTAAATGATGGCATTATTTTAACAGCGGATATAAGCGAAACGGAGCCTACTCGCTTTGACGCACTTGCCACCAAACAGCTTATGCAAAAAGCGCTACGTACTTTCTATACGCCCGGTATGTCTGTTGGAGTCGTTCATAAGGGCAAGCTTATTTTCTTAGAAAGTGCGGGATTGCGTAATATTGCAGACAATAGCCGCGTTACCCCTGAAACCTATTTTCGACTCGCTTCCACTAGCAAAGCATTCACCGCCGCTGCGATTGGCATTTTAGTCGATCAAGGCAAGCTCACTTGGACCGATAAGGTCACACAGTATCTGCCCAACTTTCAAATGCAGGACGCTTGGGTAACGCGTGAGTTCACCATTAAAGATTTGCTGGTACATCACAGCGGCTTGGTTTCTGGCGCTGGTGACAGCATGATTTGGCCAGAGCCCTCAGGCTTCTCACGCAGCGAAGTCATACACAACCTGCGCTACTTAACGCCACAAACCAGCTTTAGATCACAGTACGCATATAGCAACGTGCTGTACATTAGCGCTGGAGAGATTATCGCCAAAGTGTCTGGTATGAGCTACGGTGATTTCGTTGAAAAATTCATTTTTAACCCTCTTGATATGACCTGTTTCGCTGGCGACATTCCGGCAAAGAAATTAAACAATACGGCAATGAGTTATGCGCATAATGATGAAAAAGGTGTTTATGCAATCCCCAGAAACAGCATTCAGCAAGCACAGCAAATGTCTGTTGCCGCAGGGGGAATTGTTTGCAACGCCAAGAGCATGAGTAATTGGGTTAAAGCGCATTTAGCACCTGACACCCTGCCGTTTTCGAGGGATGTATTGGATGCACTTTGGTCACCAAACACAATTCTCGATGTAAGCGACAGTGAGGAAGCGCTAGACGGTACTTTATTCAATACTTATGGCTATGGCTGGCGCATTGCCGACATGCATGGCTACAAGCTGGTTTCGCACACAGGCACACTCTCCGGTTATCAAGCTTATGTGGCCTTGCTACCGGAACTCGAGGTAGGCGTTGTTGTATTAAATAATGGGTCTAATTACGGAGCTCGTTCCTCAGTGATGCAGCACATTTTGAAATCATTCATTCCAATCCAAAGGCTCCCTGACACAACGCCTAATGATTGGGTTCAGGCCTTCTTCGATCTACAGGCGGAGCAGGAAGCTGAGTATTTTGCCAATTACCAGCCCGTGCCTGAGCCTTCGCTACCGATGCGAGTGAGTCAGCAACAATTAATTGGCAATTATCAAGATACCTGGTTTGGCAGTATGAAAATTACGGCACCTGAAACAGCGAAAGGCCGGCTTAATGAAGGTACTTTGCGCATAGAATCTGAACGCATGATCACGCTCAAGGGCAGCGTCACTCCTTACGAAGGAAACCGCTTCAAAGTAGAATGGGACAATAAAAACGCGGCTTCAGATGCCTTTCTGATAATCGAAACTAATTTTAAAAATGAAGTGACCGGTTTGAAAATGCATCCCTTCGTTGCCGCAGAAAAGGAGCGGCACGAATATCGCGACATGCATTTCTTAAAGCAATAA
- a CDS encoding monovalent cation:proton antiporter-2 (CPA2) family protein yields the protein MSLLSSVAIFLGATLVAVPLFKKFKLGAILGYLIAGVVIGPSVFNLVSDPYTILHFAELGVVLLLFVIGLELEPATLWRMRNQIVFIGGSQLLISAAAIGLFCHYVVGINFAASLVIGLGLALSSTAFAIQLMNEQRILHTLPGQKGFSILLMQDVAVIPILLLVAALGSAQTESAPAWYISVGAVVGVLLVGRFLVNPLLRVVARYGSSEVMTAAALFIVLVTGMAMDQVGLSMGMGAFIAGILLADSSFKHQLETEIEPFKGLLLGLFFIAIGMNLDLQLLFNEPVFIVSMSILLVIVKAAIIFSILRVSKERSTDSMRIAIMLSQGGEFAFVVMTLALSNTVLDASIAGQVNLIVGLSMALTSPAVIVYSLFFNTKNCPAVYDSFTDTSEPKVIIAGFGRFGQITGRILAANSIPFTAMDKDAEHIEFVRQFGNKVYFGDATRIDLLKKAGIESARVLLVAIDNAEEITELVKLVQHEYPKVKIVARARNRMHAIELSKLGVSYFVREIFDSALSASKEVLKAYGYTQGQADGMATIFSEHDNKMLDRVIKENLGLNDMIKKTKQGREELQQLFEEDKQD from the coding sequence ATGAGTTTATTGAGCTCTGTCGCGATATTTTTAGGCGCTACGCTAGTTGCTGTTCCCTTATTCAAAAAGTTTAAACTCGGCGCCATTCTCGGCTATCTGATTGCCGGCGTCGTGATTGGCCCTTCTGTATTCAATCTCGTTAGCGATCCCTACACTATTTTACACTTTGCCGAACTAGGTGTTGTGCTGCTGTTGTTCGTGATTGGTTTAGAACTTGAACCCGCGACACTTTGGCGCATGCGCAATCAAATTGTTTTTATTGGTGGTTCGCAGTTATTGATATCAGCGGCAGCGATTGGTTTATTTTGTCACTACGTAGTGGGTATTAATTTTGCCGCTAGCTTAGTGATTGGGCTTGGTTTAGCGCTTTCTTCCACGGCATTCGCTATTCAATTAATGAACGAACAACGGATACTGCATACTCTGCCAGGCCAGAAAGGCTTTTCAATCTTATTGATGCAAGACGTTGCCGTTATCCCCATTTTGCTTCTAGTAGCAGCGCTCGGTTCGGCACAAACTGAATCAGCGCCAGCTTGGTACATCAGTGTGGGCGCTGTTGTTGGCGTATTACTAGTGGGACGCTTTCTAGTTAACCCATTGCTGAGGGTGGTAGCGCGCTATGGCAGCTCCGAAGTGATGACAGCAGCTGCGTTATTTATTGTGTTAGTGACCGGTATGGCAATGGACCAAGTTGGGCTATCGATGGGCATGGGGGCATTCATTGCTGGCATTTTACTTGCGGACAGTAGCTTTAAGCATCAGCTCGAAACGGAAATTGAACCCTTTAAAGGTTTATTGTTAGGACTCTTTTTCATTGCGATTGGGATGAACTTGGACCTGCAGCTACTGTTTAATGAACCTGTTTTCATTGTGAGCATGAGTATACTGCTAGTTATTGTGAAAGCGGCGATTATCTTTTCTATTTTACGTGTGTCTAAAGAAAGATCGACCGATTCGATGCGCATTGCAATCATGCTATCACAAGGCGGTGAATTTGCTTTCGTGGTAATGACGCTAGCCCTGTCGAATACGGTTTTGGACGCCTCTATTGCCGGTCAAGTGAACCTGATTGTCGGCTTATCTATGGCCCTCACTTCACCCGCAGTGATTGTTTATAGTCTGTTCTTCAACACTAAAAATTGTCCCGCAGTTTACGACTCTTTCACGGATACCTCTGAGCCCAAGGTAATCATTGCAGGCTTTGGTCGTTTTGGTCAAATTACGGGGCGTATTTTGGCAGCCAACAGCATTCCTTTTACGGCCATGGACAAAGATGCAGAACACATCGAGTTTGTTCGTCAGTTTGGCAATAAGGTGTATTTTGGTGATGCCACGCGTATTGACCTCTTAAAGAAAGCCGGCATCGAAAGCGCCAGGGTATTGCTAGTTGCGATAGACAACGCCGAGGAAATTACCGAGCTTGTAAAGCTGGTCCAACACGAATATCCAAAGGTGAAAATAGTTGCTCGGGCGCGTAATCGAATGCATGCTATTGAATTGTCTAAACTGGGAGTGAGCTACTTTGTCCGTGAAATTTTTGACAGTGCATTGTCTGCATCAAAAGAAGTGCTCAAAGCCTATGGCTATACACAAGGGCAAGCCGACGGCATGGCCACAATTTTTTCTGAGCACGACAACAAAATGCTCGACCGTGTAATAAAAGAAAACCTTGGCCTCAATGATATGATAAAAAAGACGAAGCAAGGCAGAGAAGAACTGCAGCAGCTGTTTGAAGAGGATAAACAAGACTAG
- a CDS encoding calcium/sodium antiporter codes for MLDVFYLILGVGLLTVGGNFLIRGALGISMRAGISPLLTGLVIVGFGTSMPELVVSVGAALSGQPDIAIGNVVGSNIANILLVLGLCAAITPLFISALSLRRDAVAVMASSCLFMLIVLDGSLSWIDATILLSALVGYLIWAYRTEKKANMPLAHVLEDEITEDEVTEDEITQIAVKPKAIIWTVAETIGGLALLIAGSQILLKGAVGIAIGLGVSEAVIGLTLVAVGTSLPELTISVIAAFRKHADVAIGNILGSNIFNLLGILGVSAILQPIAVAGRVITFDQWVMLGSSILLYIFLLSGRKLSRVEGGLLLLGYFAYIAVSYIYFPN; via the coding sequence ATGCTAGATGTTTTCTATCTCATTTTGGGAGTTGGACTGCTTACTGTTGGTGGCAACTTCCTAATTCGAGGCGCGCTTGGTATTTCTATGCGAGCGGGTATATCACCGCTACTTACCGGACTCGTGATTGTTGGTTTTGGCACTTCAATGCCAGAACTTGTCGTGTCGGTTGGTGCAGCGTTAAGCGGGCAGCCTGATATTGCTATTGGCAACGTTGTTGGCAGTAATATTGCGAATATTCTATTAGTTTTAGGACTCTGTGCTGCTATTACGCCGCTTTTTATTTCAGCATTGTCACTTCGCCGTGATGCTGTGGCGGTAATGGCTTCAAGCTGTCTATTTATGTTAATTGTGCTTGACGGCAGCCTAAGCTGGATTGACGCCACTATTCTATTAAGTGCGCTCGTTGGCTATTTGATTTGGGCTTATCGTACTGAGAAAAAAGCAAACATGCCTTTGGCTCACGTGCTTGAGGATGAGATAACTGAGGATGAGGTAACTGAGGATGAGATAACTCAGATAGCCGTAAAACCTAAAGCGATTATTTGGACTGTTGCTGAAACGATAGGCGGTTTAGCACTGCTGATAGCAGGCTCCCAGATTTTACTCAAAGGCGCTGTTGGTATTGCCATTGGATTGGGTGTGTCAGAGGCTGTGATTGGACTAACATTAGTGGCGGTGGGAACCTCCTTACCTGAACTGACAATTTCAGTTATCGCAGCCTTTCGCAAACATGCAGATGTAGCGATTGGCAATATTCTTGGTAGCAACATTTTTAATCTATTGGGCATACTTGGTGTGTCTGCAATTTTACAGCCTATTGCTGTTGCAGGAAGAGTCATAACCTTTGACCAATGGGTCATGCTAGGCTCATCTATTTTACTGTATATCTTCCTACTCAGTGGCCGCAAGCTCAGCCGAGTTGAAGGTGGCCTTTTGTTGCTCGGATATTTTGCCTACATCGCGGTGAGCTATATCTATTTTCCAAACTAA
- a CDS encoding putative DNA-binding domain-containing protein — MNQDNSNRDSANVNSASINSAIGESANQEYQRQLVAKIFQVEPSRNVEDNPVDADKPKPQNIMTAKASNSPIKTATETALNVYTNNFIENGIRALSITFPTVEGFIGEDSFRMLSRRFLKYETKTSFDWAEYGSSLPVFIADQEALEEYPFLSEVAELDWAIHKAQREPDKTFAAASFALLESGDTSLLRFLPAPGLQVLKFWFPVSDLYRLIHDPSLQSAQGALARQTLLTEIKISISSAINNASPRSLILWRPEYKAQFEYLSEAESDVMQQLVEQASVDEIIDSIGKHNIDLVAWLSKAISNKFIFCVA, encoded by the coding sequence ATGAACCAAGATAATTCAAATCGAGATAGTGCGAATGTAAATAGTGCGAGCATAAATAGTGCGATAGGAGAAAGCGCGAATCAAGAGTACCAGCGGCAGTTGGTTGCGAAAATCTTTCAAGTTGAGCCTTCACGGAATGTGGAAGACAACCCAGTAGATGCAGATAAGCCAAAACCACAAAACATCATGACAGCAAAAGCCTCTAATTCTCCAATCAAGACGGCTACTGAAACGGCGCTCAATGTATACACCAACAACTTCATCGAAAACGGCATTCGCGCATTAAGCATCACTTTTCCGACCGTTGAAGGTTTTATAGGTGAGGACAGCTTTAGAATGCTGTCGCGGCGCTTTCTAAAGTACGAAACAAAAACTAGCTTTGATTGGGCTGAATATGGCAGCAGTTTACCGGTGTTTATTGCAGATCAAGAGGCGCTGGAGGAATACCCATTTTTAAGTGAAGTTGCAGAGCTTGATTGGGCAATACACAAAGCGCAGCGTGAACCAGACAAAACATTCGCGGCAGCAAGCTTTGCTCTTCTCGAAAGTGGAGATACGAGTTTACTTCGCTTTTTACCCGCACCTGGTTTGCAGGTGCTCAAATTTTGGTTCCCAGTAAGCGATTTGTATCGTCTTATACATGACCCATCTTTGCAGTCAGCACAAGGTGCGTTAGCTCGACAAACATTGTTAACAGAAATAAAGATATCCATAAGCAGTGCAATAAATAACGCATCACCAAGGTCTCTTATTCTGTGGCGCCCAGAATACAAAGCGCAGTTTGAATATTTGTCAGAAGCTGAGTCTGATGTCATGCAGCAATTAGTTGAGCAAGCCTCTGTCGACGAGATTATCGACAGCATTGGTAAGCATAATATTGACCTCGTAGCGTGGTTAAGCAAAGCAATATCGAATAAATTCATTTTTTGTGTAGCATAG